One window from the genome of Nicotiana sylvestris chromosome 9, ASM39365v2, whole genome shotgun sequence encodes:
- the LOC138878717 gene encoding uncharacterized mitochondrial protein AtMg00860-like, which translates to MLRTQLKGKLYANFPKFEFWLNSVAFLGHIISGEGIQVDTQKIEAVKTWPRPITPIEVRSFLGFAGYYRRFVDGFSSLSEPLTKLTQNGAKLQWTDACKWSFQALKDRLTSAPVLILLEVTSGYMIYCDASGIGLGCLLMQHGKANIVADALSRKSMGNLSYLHPEKRRIAHEVHQLTSIGVRLMNSGDIGITIQDTIVSSLVTEVKERQ; encoded by the exons ATGCTCAGAACTCAActaaaagggaagttgtatgcaaactTCCCTAAATTTGAATTCTGGttaaactctgtagctttccttgggcatatcatttcgggtgaaggcatccaggtggatacacaaaagattgaggcagtgaagacttggcctagacccataaCACCAatagaggttcgtagctttcttggttttgcaggttattacaggagatttgtagatggattttcttctctttcagaacctttgacaaagttgactcaaaaTGGAGCAAAgcttcaatggactgatgcttgcaaatggagtttccaggcattaaaggacagattaacttcagcaccggttctaataCTTCTAGAAGTGACCAGTGGTTATatgatctattgtgacgcttcaggcattggattgggttgtctgttgatgcagcatg gaaaggcGAACATAGTAGCTGATGCCCTCAGCCGTAAATCTATGGGTAACCTATCGTATTTACATCCAGAAAAGAggagaatagcccatgaggttcatcagctaacTAGTATTGGAGTTCGGTTAATgaactcaggtgatattggaattactattcaggatacgatAGTATCCtcattagtaactgaagtaaaagaACGCCAGTAA